The Metabacillus schmidteae genome includes a region encoding these proteins:
- a CDS encoding DUF4430 domain-containing protein: MKQYKTLLMILFTTILLFLSGCAKDEVTPALEQKPAEEIANGENAVKQTLDTESKSTESEKTEVTNEDTEKNDETTEKVKPIEQDAGHAEDLNSQSTEEKQTATTSKSSQAKESERTTTTTSKTESTEKKQVEAATKPEQNTEKTTIQNTENKNKNQSEPVKDKTTTTPPVKVEQKKEEPKKQEPKPTVTISVVGDSEKGTILSATKVEMSEGNTVLDVTLKILKSKGIPISMTGGGSTAYVQGIGNLFEFDRGPLSGWTVKQNGSTLSRSAGVTKVSNGDKIQWIYTTNYKED, encoded by the coding sequence TTGAAACAATATAAAACACTCCTTATGATCCTATTTACTACTATTCTCTTATTTCTATCAGGATGTGCGAAAGATGAGGTGACTCCGGCACTTGAGCAAAAACCTGCTGAAGAGATAGCAAATGGGGAAAATGCAGTTAAGCAAACGTTAGATACAGAATCGAAATCAACAGAATCTGAAAAAACTGAGGTAACGAATGAAGACACAGAAAAAAATGATGAAACAACAGAAAAAGTAAAACCGATTGAACAAGATGCTGGGCATGCGGAAGACTTAAATTCCCAAAGTACAGAGGAAAAGCAAACTGCAACTACATCAAAAAGTTCACAAGCTAAGGAATCCGAGCGTACAACAACAACTACTAGTAAAACAGAGTCAACAGAAAAAAAACAAGTAGAGGCTGCGACAAAACCTGAACAAAATACAGAGAAAACTACGATACAGAATACTGAAAACAAAAATAAGAATCAATCTGAACCAGTAAAAGATAAAACAACCACTACACCCCCTGTTAAGGTAGAACAAAAAAAGGAAGAACCCAAAAAACAAGAACCAAAACCAACTGTAACCATCTCAGTAGTCGGCGATAGCGAAAAAGGTACGATTCTTTCTGCTACTAAGGTAGAAATGAGTGAAGGAAACACAGTATTAGATGTAACATTAAAAATACTTAAGTCAAAGGGCATTCCAATTAGTATGACAGGTGGCGGTTCTACAGCGTATGTGCAGGGAATTGGTAACTTGTTTGAATTTGATCGAGGACCACTTAGTGGATGGACAGTGAAGCAAAATGGATCAACTTTATCAAGAAGTGCAGGTGTGACGAAGGTTTCGAATGGTGACAAGATTCAATGGATTTACACAACAAATTATAAAGAGGATTGA
- a CDS encoding energy-coupling factor transporter transmembrane component T, translated as MKRGVHSFHPFVSFTYYIGATALVMLYKHPVFLFVAAILFILFNLQLDRGKTLKNWFGMLLYLSVFFLILNPLVNRRGTHILFYLHDNPVLLEAVIQGIILALSIFTLLVLFSTFHLVVTAEKFLFLFSRVLPQWALLTMLSMRFVPLLRRRLREIETVQKGKGLSVKEGKVRERAKNGILLVQILLTWSLEEAIQTADSMAARGYGVKKRSKYTPYKMRQSDWLFLSILTIVMCTAITGWWLGDGVLSIYPVLESPIIQGREWFYLTVFVLYLSAPQLIEGKEALQWHYWKRRI; from the coding sequence ATGAAAAGAGGTGTTCATTCTTTTCACCCCTTCGTGAGTTTTACTTATTATATTGGCGCAACAGCACTGGTCATGCTATATAAGCATCCGGTGTTTTTGTTTGTTGCGGCCATATTGTTTATTTTATTTAATCTTCAATTAGATAGAGGAAAAACACTGAAAAATTGGTTTGGTATGCTCCTATATCTATCTGTATTTTTTCTTATACTCAATCCATTAGTTAATCGAAGAGGAACGCATATTTTATTTTATCTTCACGATAATCCTGTTTTACTTGAAGCAGTGATCCAAGGAATTATTTTGGCTTTATCTATATTTACTTTATTAGTCCTATTTTCTACTTTTCATCTTGTTGTGACAGCGGAGAAGTTTCTATTTTTATTTTCAAGAGTTTTGCCGCAATGGGCGTTGCTCACCATGCTTTCCATGCGGTTTGTACCTTTGCTAAGAAGGAGATTACGTGAAATTGAGACTGTTCAGAAAGGAAAGGGACTTTCGGTCAAAGAAGGGAAAGTCCGTGAACGGGCAAAAAATGGCATCTTGCTTGTACAGATATTATTAACTTGGTCACTTGAAGAGGCTATTCAGACAGCTGATTCCATGGCAGCTCGCGGTTATGGAGTGAAAAAGAGAAGCAAATATACGCCTTATAAGATGAGACAAAGTGATTGGTTGTTCCTTTCTATTTTAACTATAGTAATGTGTACGGCAATAACTGGTTGGTGGCTTGGTGATGGTGTATTAAGTATCTATCCAGTGCTGGAGTCCCCTATTATACAAGGCAGGGAGTGGTTTTATCTCACTGTTTTTGTTCTATATCTTTCAGCACCACAGCTTATTGAAGGGAAGGAGGCGTTACAATGGCATTATTGGAAGCGAAGAATATAA
- a CDS encoding ABC transporter ATP-binding protein has product MALLEAKNISFKYPDESQPVLKNVSFSVEPGEFIVLCGSSGSGKTTLLRLIKREIAPHGMKSGEFYLENQSIAKANSEQMAKQIGMVFQDPENQIVMDKVLEELVFGMENMGISTEEMRKKVAEIVHFFGLEHLLERKTYELSGGQKQLINLAAVLLMEPKILLLDEPTSQLDPVAAREFIGMLQTMNEEFGITVIIAEHRLEELFGIADRALVLDKGEVLDFDTPRKVIEKLGSTINHPLYHYLPSPARLFLEYTSLKQDEMIPLSVKEGKQWLRRLHVTENKPNDVVQVYQNELLSLKKVDFQYAKDTEKVLDALSLTVYEGEWLTIVGANGTGKSTLLKVMAGLDKVQRGTMIYKGKKVKKQVSEEIGYLPQNPKLFFLHDTIEIELEEIIKKHQVTSGEMKMEQLLKMFNLSSLKKRHPYDVSGGEMQKAALAGVLLRSPTLLLVDEPTKGLDPEAKQSFGKLLKQLQQQGLTIVMVTHDIEFAAKFSTRCAMMFQGSITTEAQVRSFFQGNAFYTTVMNRMTRGSHVPNALTVEEACSSWSVQEKLY; this is encoded by the coding sequence ATGGCATTATTGGAAGCGAAGAATATAAGTTTTAAATACCCTGATGAGTCACAACCTGTTTTAAAAAACGTTTCTTTTTCAGTTGAACCTGGCGAATTTATCGTTCTTTGTGGATCATCAGGTAGTGGAAAAACAACATTGCTAAGGTTAATAAAACGTGAAATTGCTCCTCATGGAATGAAATCAGGAGAGTTTTATTTAGAAAACCAATCAATTGCTAAAGCAAACTCTGAGCAAATGGCTAAACAAATTGGAATGGTATTTCAAGATCCGGAGAACCAAATTGTCATGGATAAAGTTTTAGAGGAACTTGTTTTTGGAATGGAAAATATGGGGATATCAACGGAAGAAATGAGAAAGAAAGTAGCGGAGATCGTTCATTTCTTTGGATTAGAACATTTATTAGAACGAAAAACATACGAACTTTCCGGTGGACAAAAGCAATTGATCAACTTAGCAGCTGTTTTATTAATGGAGCCTAAAATATTGCTGTTGGATGAGCCCACATCTCAGCTGGATCCGGTGGCTGCAAGAGAATTTATTGGGATGCTTCAAACAATGAACGAGGAATTCGGTATCACGGTGATTATTGCTGAGCACAGGTTGGAGGAACTGTTTGGCATTGCAGATCGTGCACTCGTTTTAGATAAGGGGGAAGTATTGGACTTTGATACACCTCGCAAAGTAATTGAAAAACTGGGTTCAACAATCAATCATCCTTTGTATCACTATTTACCAAGTCCTGCCCGTCTATTTTTAGAATATACTTCTCTAAAGCAGGATGAGATGATACCTCTGTCAGTTAAGGAAGGGAAGCAGTGGTTGAGGAGGCTTCACGTTACAGAAAATAAGCCTAATGATGTAGTGCAGGTGTATCAAAACGAATTGTTATCATTGAAAAAGGTGGATTTTCAATATGCAAAAGACACAGAGAAGGTTTTAGATGCATTATCATTAACTGTTTATGAAGGTGAATGGCTGACAATTGTTGGAGCGAATGGAACAGGAAAATCGACTTTATTAAAAGTTATGGCAGGTCTAGATAAAGTACAGCGAGGGACCATGATCTATAAAGGGAAAAAGGTTAAAAAGCAAGTATCTGAGGAAATTGGCTATTTACCACAAAATCCGAAATTGTTTTTTTTGCACGACACAATAGAGATTGAGTTAGAAGAAATCATAAAAAAACATCAAGTAACATCTGGTGAAATGAAGATGGAACAGCTCCTTAAAATGTTTAATCTTTCTTCTTTAAAAAAGCGTCATCCTTATGATGTAAGTGGCGGAGAGATGCAGAAAGCTGCATTAGCAGGTGTATTATTAAGAAGCCCAACGTTATTATTAGTTGACGAACCTACAAAAGGTCTTGATCCTGAAGCGAAGCAAAGCTTTGGGAAGCTCCTAAAGCAATTACAACAACAGGGGCTAACGATTGTCATGGTCACACATGATATTGAATTTGCTGCAAAGTTCTCAACCAGGTGTGCCATGATGTTTCAAGGCTCTATCACAACCGAAGCACAAGTTCGATCTTTTTTCCAAGGCAATGCGTTTTATACAACCGTAATGAATCGAATGACAAGAGGTAGTCATGTGCCAAATGCTTTAACAGTTGAGGAGGCGTGTTCATCTTGGTCCGTTCAAGAAAAGCTCTATTAA
- a CDS encoding ECF transporter S component: MLVLLSTKNYMLVSVFVMFGTFLPFMIRFERKKVQGRELVILAILAAVAAVSRVPFASIPSVQPTTFVIIMTGFVFGAESGFVVGTLAALVSNLFLGQGPWTPWQMYTWGMIGLCAGLLRGTWIKTTVIGRVIFGFITGILFGWVMNLWSFISVGKEITYVEVLAYYGASIYFDLAHALSNVFFLLLFAKSWLKILQRFKTKYGLLDQ, from the coding sequence ATGCTTGTTCTTTTATCAACAAAAAATTATATGCTCGTTAGTGTTTTCGTTATGTTTGGTACATTTCTGCCTTTTATGATCAGATTTGAACGGAAAAAGGTGCAGGGAAGAGAACTTGTCATATTGGCGATCTTAGCTGCAGTTGCGGCTGTTAGTCGTGTGCCTTTTGCGTCAATCCCGAGTGTTCAGCCTACTACATTTGTTATTATTATGACAGGCTTTGTTTTTGGAGCTGAAAGTGGCTTCGTTGTAGGAACTCTTGCAGCATTAGTATCTAATTTATTTTTAGGGCAAGGACCTTGGACACCCTGGCAAATGTATACATGGGGGATGATCGGATTATGTGCAGGACTATTAAGGGGAACATGGATAAAAACAACCGTGATCGGAAGAGTCATTTTTGGGTTTATCACAGGTATTCTATTTGGTTGGGTCATGAACCTATGGTCCTTTATAAGTGTTGGAAAAGAAATAACCTATGTGGAAGTACTCGCCTATTATGGAGCCAGCATTTATTTTGACCTGGCCCATGCATTGTCAAATGTCTTTTTCCTGCTTCTCTTTGCAAAAAGTTGGCTAAAAATATTACAACGATTTAAGACAAAATACGGATTATTAGATCAATAA
- a CDS encoding histidine kinase N-terminal domain-containing protein, with the protein MKVVKKVNSVSGSKHSVEERVIKFLEESEEDFLALWLENVILDDDDIFKDRVRKNGFQMYQLAKKSLLQTISDEELIELAHKVAKERVLSKSNIGEFVFNMNIGRSTLIKYVNKSGVSIQDLQPIIDRINDHFDRYCFLAVTRYTELKDIEINEKMLFVNQSHNDRLSLLGQMSSSFVHEFRNPLTSVMGFMKLLKNEYPNLKYMDTIEHELDQLKFRITQFLHASRLESAEKNQEEIHVESLFDDIISFLYPSIVDGDVNVSTKIEPNCKIIAVRDEIKQVLVNIILNSIDALKQKNSRERNLWICCVKTDHTISFTITNNGPKIPEEIRETIFEPFYTTKSFGTGIGLFVCKSIIEKHRGTIYCESDQHQTSFVIRLPENA; encoded by the coding sequence ATGAAAGTGGTGAAAAAAGTGAATTCGGTATCTGGATCAAAGCATTCTGTTGAAGAGAGGGTAATCAAGTTTTTGGAGGAATCAGAGGAAGATTTTTTAGCATTGTGGCTGGAAAATGTTATTCTTGATGATGATGATATCTTTAAGGATCGAGTCAGGAAAAATGGATTCCAAATGTATCAATTGGCGAAAAAATCACTGCTGCAGACAATAAGTGATGAAGAATTGATAGAACTTGCTCATAAGGTTGCAAAAGAACGGGTTTTAAGCAAAAGCAATATTGGCGAGTTTGTATTCAATATGAATATTGGAAGAAGTACACTCATTAAATATGTAAACAAGTCCGGTGTATCCATCCAGGACCTTCAGCCAATCATTGATAGAATCAATGATCATTTTGACAGATATTGTTTTCTAGCCGTTACACGATATACGGAGTTAAAAGATATTGAAATAAATGAAAAAATGCTTTTTGTTAATCAATCTCACAATGATCGATTATCACTACTTGGTCAAATGTCCTCAAGCTTCGTCCATGAATTTAGAAACCCTTTAACATCTGTAATGGGATTTATGAAGCTGTTAAAAAATGAATACCCAAACCTTAAATATATGGATACAATTGAGCATGAATTAGATCAGCTGAAGTTTAGAATCACTCAGTTCTTACATGCCTCCAGGTTAGAATCAGCAGAGAAAAATCAGGAAGAGATTCACGTAGAAAGTCTCTTTGATGATATTATTTCCTTTTTATACCCAAGCATTGTTGATGGAGATGTAAATGTATCAACTAAGATTGAGCCTAACTGTAAAATCATAGCCGTAAGGGATGAAATAAAACAAGTATTGGTTAATATCATTTTAAATTCCATTGATGCATTAAAACAAAAAAATTCAAGGGAAAGAAATCTATGGATATGCTGTGTAAAAACAGATCATACGATCTCCTTTACGATTACAAACAATGGTCCTAAAATTCCTGAAGAAATAAGGGAAACTATCTTTGAACCTTTTTACACAACAAAAAGCTTTGGTACGGGGATAGGGTTATTTGTTTGTAAATCAATTATTGAAAAACATCGGGGAACAATTTATTGCGAGTCAGATCAGCATCAAACCTCTTTTGTGATTAGATTACCGGAAAACGCATAA
- a CDS encoding 6-phosphofructokinase: MKIGVVHFGCASAGTAQIVRTLVEELSSQGHKVIGIEWDDTEKQLVRKELNGNTYRSFGSGSYVLNAFPITIWNNQLSALAGELTELDQVILLGDTKVNVINLSGKILRVPVSIFNNIEESDLTLGYDTALNSIVENIERVRDTASSLDYGKVRVFNVQIPGAEKSRLLHDTAIAVEAEVVEQVDSSQVARLKQHIKQKEMNNEGYTFFIMDQDVDPVALGEHFGEFDLDWKVVVIDESQCSGPYPTALDRLITNQFKKAIIEWSISDQPSGQLIIKDKKVELKEISYSEGI; encoded by the coding sequence ATGAAAATAGGTGTAGTTCATTTTGGTTGTGCTTCAGCAGGTACAGCACAGATCGTTCGTACCCTAGTAGAAGAACTTTCCAGTCAAGGTCATAAAGTTATTGGGATTGAATGGGACGATACAGAGAAGCAGTTAGTTCGTAAGGAACTTAATGGGAATACATATCGTTCGTTTGGTTCGGGTTCTTATGTATTGAATGCTTTTCCGATTACCATCTGGAACAATCAATTATCCGCGCTTGCAGGTGAATTAACAGAGCTTGATCAGGTTATTTTATTAGGGGATACAAAAGTCAATGTGATCAATTTATCAGGGAAAATATTGCGGGTACCGGTTAGTATCTTTAATAACATAGAGGAGTCAGACCTGACATTAGGTTATGATACTGCACTAAATTCTATTGTAGAAAATATTGAAAGAGTCAGAGATACTGCCAGCTCTCTAGATTATGGAAAGGTACGTGTTTTTAACGTGCAAATTCCTGGTGCAGAGAAATCGAGATTGTTACATGATACTGCAATAGCAGTTGAAGCTGAAGTAGTTGAGCAAGTTGATTCTTCCCAAGTGGCTCGTTTAAAACAACATATTAAACAAAAAGAAATGAACAATGAAGGATACACCTTTTTCATCATGGATCAAGATGTTGATCCTGTTGCATTAGGAGAACATTTTGGAGAATTTGATCTTGATTGGAAGGTCGTTGTTATTGATGAATCACAATGCAGTGGTCCATATCCGACTGCATTAGATCGCCTTATTACAAATCAATTTAAGAAAGCGATTATTGAGTGGTCCATATCTGATCAACCATCAGGTCAATTGATCATAAAAGATAAAAAAGTAGAATTAAAAGAAATATCATATTCGGAGGGAATATAA
- the tkt gene encoding transketolase, giving the protein MSELTNLEKLSIETIRTLSIDAIEKANSGHPGMPMGAAPMAYTLWTKFMNVNPTNPEWFNRDRFVLSAGHGSMLLYSLLHLTGYDVSMDDLKSFRQWGSKTPGHPEFGHTPGVDATTGPLGQGIAMAVGMAMAERHLAETYNKPSFNVVDHFTYAICGDGDLMEGISSEAASLAAHLKLGRLVVLYDSNDISLDGDLDRSFSENVEQRFTAQGWQVIRVEDGNDLNEISNAIEQAKQDLNRPTLIEVKTTIGFGSPNKSGKSASHGSPLGADEIKLTKEAYEWTFEQDFHVPNEVYDHFNKTVKEAGSAKENEWNELVAGYEKEYPELAKQFKVAVNGELPEGWDKDIPVYEEGSSLASRASSGEVLNGIAKNLPSFFGGSADLAGSNKTTISGSGDFTSEDYSGRNIWFGVREFAMGAALNGMALHGGLNVFGGTFFVFSDYLRPAIRLAALMNLPVTYVFTHDSIAVGEDGPTHEPVEQLASLRAMPNLSVVRPADGNETAAAWKTAIESKSTPTALVLTRQNLPTIKGTKDTAYEGVQKGAYVVSPAGKETADVLLLASGSEVGLAVEAQQALAQEGIEAAVVSMPAWDRFEKQSVEYKRSVLPKEVKKRLAIEMGSPLGWDRYSGDEGDILAINTFGASAPANRILAEYGFTVENVVARVKKLLAE; this is encoded by the coding sequence ATGAGCGAATTAACGAATTTAGAAAAATTATCAATTGAAACAATCCGTACATTGTCAATTGATGCTATTGAAAAAGCAAACTCTGGTCACCCGGGTATGCCGATGGGTGCAGCACCTATGGCGTATACATTATGGACAAAATTCATGAATGTTAATCCTACTAATCCGGAATGGTTTAACAGAGACCGTTTTGTCCTATCTGCTGGACATGGTTCTATGCTTTTATACAGCCTTCTGCACCTTACAGGTTATGATGTTTCAATGGATGATTTAAAATCTTTTAGACAATGGGGAAGTAAAACTCCAGGACATCCTGAATTCGGTCATACACCAGGTGTAGACGCAACAACTGGTCCACTTGGACAAGGAATTGCGATGGCAGTTGGAATGGCTATGGCTGAACGTCATTTAGCTGAAACATACAACAAACCATCTTTCAATGTTGTGGATCATTTCACATATGCAATCTGTGGTGATGGAGACTTAATGGAAGGTATTTCTTCTGAGGCAGCATCATTAGCAGCTCATTTAAAACTTGGTCGTTTAGTTGTTCTTTATGATTCAAACGATATTTCATTAGACGGAGATCTTGATCGTTCTTTCTCAGAAAATGTTGAACAACGTTTTACAGCACAAGGCTGGCAAGTTATCCGTGTTGAAGACGGAAATGATTTGAACGAAATTTCAAATGCAATTGAACAAGCGAAACAAGATTTAAACCGTCCTACATTAATTGAAGTAAAAACAACAATTGGTTTCGGTTCACCAAATAAATCCGGTAAATCTGCTTCACACGGTTCACCGCTTGGTGCTGATGAAATTAAATTAACAAAAGAAGCGTATGAGTGGACTTTTGAACAAGATTTCCACGTTCCAAATGAAGTATATGACCACTTTAACAAAACAGTGAAAGAAGCTGGAAGTGCAAAAGAAAATGAGTGGAATGAATTAGTAGCAGGATATGAAAAAGAATATCCAGAGCTGGCAAAACAATTCAAAGTTGCGGTCAATGGTGAGCTTCCAGAAGGTTGGGATAAGGATATTCCAGTTTACGAAGAGGGATCAAGCCTTGCATCACGTGCTTCTTCAGGAGAAGTATTAAATGGAATTGCGAAAAACCTTCCATCATTCTTTGGTGGTTCAGCAGATTTAGCTGGTTCTAATAAAACAACAATTAGCGGTAGCGGTGATTTCACAAGTGAAGATTACAGTGGCCGTAACATTTGGTTCGGTGTACGTGAATTCGCAATGGGTGCAGCATTAAACGGTATGGCGCTTCACGGTGGCTTAAATGTATTCGGTGGAACATTCTTTGTATTCTCTGATTACTTACGCCCTGCAATCCGTCTAGCGGCACTTATGAATTTACCAGTAACATATGTATTCACACATGACAGTATTGCTGTTGGTGAAGACGGTCCAACACATGAGCCTGTAGAACAACTTGCATCATTACGTGCAATGCCGAATCTTTCAGTGGTTCGCCCTGCAGACGGTAACGAAACAGCAGCAGCTTGGAAAACAGCTATCGAATCTAAATCAACTCCAACTGCACTTGTTTTAACTCGTCAAAACTTACCTACAATTAAAGGAACAAAAGATACGGCTTATGAAGGTGTTCAAAAAGGTGCTTATGTCGTTTCACCTGCTGGAAAAGAAACAGCAGATGTTCTTTTACTAGCATCAGGTTCTGAAGTAGGATTAGCAGTAGAAGCACAACAAGCTCTTGCTCAAGAAGGCATTGAGGCAGCTGTTGTAAGTATGCCTGCATGGGATCGCTTCGAAAAGCAATCTGTTGAATACAAGCGTTCTGTTCTTCCAAAAGAAGTGAAAAAGCGTCTTGCAATTGAAATGGGATCTCCACTAGGTTGGGATCGTTATTCAGGAGATGAAGGTGATATCTTAGCTATCAATACATTTGGTGCATCTGCTCCGGCAAATCGTATTCTAGCTGAATATGGCTTCACTGTTGAAAATGTAGTAGCTCGTGTAAAAAAATTACTTGCTGAATAA
- a CDS encoding sugar-binding transcriptional regulator, with protein sequence MEKEKLNKIVEAARLYYQLDYSQQEIAKKLDVSRPTVSRLLKQAKDLGIVEIKINNPTEADKLLTERLKEKFGLKEVVVASLSEYDNRYIKQQLGEVAANYLHKNVKDHDVIATSWGTTIYEVAMRLKQRPLSHTTIVQLNGGVSHSETKTYASEIIHLFGEAFHTQTFLLPLPAIVDHIVVKQAIEADRHIHKILELGKEANIAIFSLGTPVVDSVLLQAEYLSKEDQHLIQSKAAGEICSRFFDKNGEICVESLNNRTIGIELHELAKKEKSILVAGGPKKVEAIYGALKGKYANVLITDQHTANILADMGS encoded by the coding sequence ATGGAAAAAGAAAAACTCAATAAAATTGTTGAAGCGGCCAGACTTTATTATCAATTAGATTATAGTCAGCAGGAAATTGCGAAAAAATTAGATGTTTCAAGACCAACTGTTTCCAGATTGCTTAAACAAGCAAAGGATTTAGGAATTGTGGAGATTAAAATTAATAATCCAACGGAAGCAGACAAATTATTAACAGAGCGCCTTAAAGAAAAATTTGGATTAAAGGAAGTTGTCGTTGCTTCTTTATCTGAGTACGATAATCGTTATATTAAACAACAGCTTGGTGAAGTAGCTGCAAACTACCTTCATAAAAATGTTAAAGATCATGATGTTATTGCTACATCATGGGGTACAACGATTTATGAGGTAGCAATGAGGCTGAAACAAAGACCATTAAGTCATACTACCATCGTTCAATTAAATGGTGGTGTAAGTCATTCAGAAACAAAAACCTATGCATCTGAAATTATTCATTTGTTCGGAGAGGCATTTCATACCCAAACGTTTTTGTTACCGTTACCAGCCATTGTAGATCATATCGTTGTGAAACAAGCGATTGAGGCTGATCGACATATTCATAAAATCCTTGAGCTAGGGAAAGAAGCAAATATCGCGATCTTTAGTCTTGGAACTCCTGTGGTAGATTCAGTTCTTTTACAAGCAGAATATTTATCAAAGGAAGATCAACATCTAATCCAGTCCAAAGCAGCAGGAGAGATTTGTTCACGCTTTTTCGATAAAAATGGAGAAATTTGTGTAGAGAGTTTAAATAATCGCACAATTGGTATTGAGTTACATGAACTGGCTAAAAAGGAAAAATCAATCTTGGTTGCCGGCGGTCCCAAAAAGGTTGAGGCAATATATGGTGCACTTAAAGGTAAGTATGCAAATGTATTAATTACAGATCAACATACGGCAAATATTTTAGCAGATATGGGATCATAG
- a CDS encoding type 1 glutamine amidotransferase domain-containing protein, translated as MRLSDKKILSFVHEDFEDLELWYPIHRLREEGATVHLAGEEANFTYKGKYGVPATSDLDFKQVNPDDYDALLVPGGWAPDKLRRFKEVIDITQHMEEQKKPIGQICHAGWVLISAKILQGKNVTSTPGIRDDMENAGATWLDEAVVVDGHLVSSRRPPDLPDYMREFIKVLENK; from the coding sequence ATGAGATTATCTGATAAAAAGATCCTTAGTTTTGTTCATGAAGATTTTGAAGATTTGGAGCTGTGGTATCCAATTCATCGTTTGCGTGAGGAAGGAGCCACTGTTCATCTTGCTGGTGAAGAAGCAAATTTCACGTATAAAGGGAAATATGGTGTTCCCGCAACATCAGATCTTGATTTTAAACAAGTCAATCCTGATGACTATGACGCACTGTTAGTTCCTGGTGGTTGGGCTCCAGATAAGCTTCGCCGTTTTAAGGAAGTAATTGACATTACCCAGCATATGGAGGAACAGAAAAAGCCTATCGGTCAGATCTGTCATGCTGGCTGGGTGTTGATATCTGCAAAGATTTTACAAGGAAAAAATGTAACAAGTACACCTGGAATCCGCGATGATATGGAAAATGCAGGGGCAACTTGGTTGGATGAAGCGGTCGTAGTTGATGGCCATCTCGTCTCAAGCAGACGCCCACCGGATTTACCTGATTATATGAGAGAGTTTATTAAAGTATTAGAAAATAAATAA
- a CDS encoding GNAT family N-acetyltransferase: MEYTYKVHDQISALELSHVFKASGIKRPVDDLPRLQRMIEKADIIITARCDGKVIGVARAITDFNYCCYLSDLAIDKEHQKQGIGKELVRLLQEEIDEEVSLLLLASQQAMEYYPKIGFTPINNGFSIPRKR; the protein is encoded by the coding sequence ATGGAATATACATATAAAGTCCATGATCAAATCAGTGCATTAGAATTATCTCATGTGTTTAAAGCCTCAGGAATTAAAAGACCTGTAGATGATTTGCCACGATTACAGCGAATGATTGAAAAAGCAGATATTATCATTACTGCCAGATGTGATGGGAAAGTGATAGGAGTCGCTCGTGCAATTACTGACTTTAATTATTGCTGTTATTTATCCGACTTAGCCATTGATAAAGAACACCAAAAACAAGGAATTGGAAAAGAGCTTGTTCGGTTGCTGCAAGAAGAAATAGATGAAGAAGTATCCCTTTTATTACTTGCTTCTCAGCAGGCAATGGAGTATTACCCGAAAATAGGCTTTACACCTATTAATAACGGATTTAGTATTCCTAGAAAGCGCTGA